The Novipirellula aureliae DNA window CTCATTGAACGCTGGCAGACGGAGTTTGTTGTCGGGTTACAGGAAGAGTATTCCTATCTGAAACAGCTCAAGCCGATCGCAGGCAATGCCAAGAAACGTCTCGATGCGATCGAGCGGATTTTATCGAGTTCGCCTGCCGTGGATTTGCCGCGTCAACCCAATCGTGCAAGGTGACGTGATGTCGAGCAGACCCCAAACAGACCAGCGACGTTGAAGGTTGCATCCGGCTTTGCGATGGGTGAGACGTTATCGCCGCCGTTCGCCGTGCGTTGCCAACCATAATGGCCGTCGGCAGCCACCTCACGCAGGATGTGGTTACATGGAACTTGAACATCGACAACCCAGTGCTCTTGGATGCCCGCTTCAGCGTACAGGTCGGCTTTCTTGATTCGATCGGATCGCAAGCTTGAATCCGACACCTCGATCGCCAGCAACGTGCCCTCGCCACTTGGATGTTGGTCATCCATTGTAGCTGAATCGTTCATCCTCCAACTCAGAGTAAAGCATACCCCAACGAAAAAAGCTCACTCCGAAAATTCGGAATGAGCTTTTTCGTTTTTTAGAAATCAACGCCTCGATCTCAAGAGACGAAGATTGTCGTTACGGAACCATCGATGGCGAGGCTGGCGTACCCGGCTCATCGTCATCATCGGAAATGGCCAAAGGAATTGCGATCGCTGCACCGAGGCCGGCAAGTAAACCCAATCGTGGTCCACCGCCTGCAATCGCTCCGCCACCGCCGCCACTCATGAATCCACTGCTGCCACCGCTCGACATTGGCGTGAAGCCAGATTCCGCCACGCCGACCATTCCCATATCCATCATGGGAGGGTCCATCACCGAACTCCCCATACAATCGGGGCAATTCGCCAACTGGTGGGCACTGCATTTGAGTGACCGACGAATCTCAAGCAGTTGATCGCGAACGACCAGAATGTCTGCTTGATTTTCGGGCTTCGCATCGAGCATCTCGTCCAGTTTCGCGATGGCCGAATCGATACGAGCGATTTTTTCTTCACAAGCAACCGACTCGTCGGCCGAGAATTCTCGTAATTCTGACACAATCGTTGCCAGATCGAAGCTCAATTCCGCTTCAACGGCCTCGCTCTTAGCTTCAACAGGAGTGTCCGCCTGTACAGACCCCGTTACGGACAATGCCATCAACGAAGCAAATGTAAGAGAGAAAAATCGGTGAATTCGCATGGAGTTAACCCTGAAGAGAGTGTTTATTGGCAATGAAATTGGCTCATCGCATTTTTCATTCTGTTAATGGACATCGATTCCCAAGAACCGGTTACCAAACGAAGTCTACTAGACAAGTTCCGACATTCAACCAAAAACTCCCCAGTTTGCCCATTTTACCTTGTCGGCAAGTGTCTTCGGTGATCGCGTTTGATCGGCTATCATCCATCTATCGGCAGTCGGAACCGATTTTCACGCACAATTAAAGGTTAAAACATTGAGTGACATATTGGATGAGGTTCGTTTTGGTGTGATCGGCACAGGCCGGATAACCCGCCGTTTGGTGGCTGACATACAGTCAACCGATGGGGCAAAGGTAACTGCGATTGCCAGCCGGACTTCGGAGCGTGCTCGCTGGTACGCCGACCAATACGGAATTCCCAACGGGATTGAGGGCTATGCAAAGATGCTCGCTCGAGACGATGTGGATGCCGTTTACATTTCGCTACCGCCTTCGATGCACGGCGAATGGTCGATCGCGTCAGCGAACGCTAAAAAGCATGTCCTGTGTGAAAAACCGCTGACGGTGTCGCTTGCCGAATCGGAGGCGATTGATCAAGCCTGCAGTGAAAACGGGGTTCGATGGCTTGATGCAACCGGTTGGTTGCACCATGAGCGGAGCGAAACGTTTGCGCGTTGGATCCAGGAAGAGAAGTTCGGAAAACTTGGGCACATCAGTGCATCGGTATCGTTTTACCAGCCGTTCCAATCGGGCGATCATCGGCTCGATCCAGCGCTCGGTGGTGGCTGCGTACTCGATTTGGGCTGGTATGCTGGAGGCTTCGCTCGCTTCGCGGCAGGCCAGCTGCCGGAGGCGGTATTTGCCGAACAAGTGGTCATCGATGGTGCTGCTCAAAAATTGACAGCACTGCTATGGTTTGCGAACAACCTGACCGCTACGCTCTCGTGCGGCTACGATACCGCAACACGAAAATGGTTCGAAGTTGCTGGCAGCGAGTCGTCATTGATCTGTGATGATTTCACCCGTCCTTGGAACGACCGGCCGGCCAGATGTTGGATTCACGATGCGGCAGGTTCCGTTGAGCAGCACTCGTTCGAGGGTCACCAAGAACGTCGCATGATTCGCAAGTTGATCGGTACCGAACCACTCGCTGCACTGCACCGACAAGCGCTCGACACCCAACAAATCATTGAAGCGATGCAAACGTCGATTGAGCAAAAAACAAAGGTGACGTTGTAGGCTGTTCCTCCTTACCGTTGTTTGCCACGGAACAGGGATGAATCTGGAATGCTCTGCTTCGACGTTCCTGGTCCCGACCATTGCAGCTTCAAGATTGGCTTGTCTTGTGCGGTTCGATAGTAGAGGGTAAACGGATGGAGCCCTTTCTTGAGTAAGATAGATCCGCTCGCTTCCGATCCGTCGTGATTGAAATCGTCATCAATCACTTGTGACTCATGGATGCGGAGGTGAGTTCCAGCATCCGAGGTGGCGTAGAAAGACCATTGACCATCGCTAGGAACCTTGAGAAGACCACGGTAACACAGCCCGGCGTCATAGGATCTTGGTAAATCGCTGGCCACATCGATCGTGGCAACCTGTTTTGTGCTAAGCGGTTTGAGTTCAGCAAATTGGGGAACCCAATTCCAGCGGCCTTCGTAGGCATCGACTTGGACGCCACTGGTCACCTCGAGCTTGACCGCAGGAACGAGCTCCGCATCGTAAGGGCGAGACTCCACCTTGTCAGAACTGGGGTCGAATGGATCATCTTTTTCAATTTGACGGGCGCCGAGGACACGGTCCTTCATCCTCTGTTGCAAGCTCGCAAAGTAAGCAGGTCGATCATTGTTCTCTTTGCGAAACAAATCGTTTGCTTCCGCCAAATCATTGTGGACATCGTAAATTTGAAAATCGTCTGCATGCGAGCGAATACCGTTGCGAATACCTTTGTAGCCATCGATGAAGATGACTTGTTGGTTCCCACGAGGATCCCCGGCATGGTGGGTGAATTCGGGATACTTCGGAGCCTGGCCGTTATGATTGAATTCGGTGTACACAATCCCGTCACGTTTTTCTCCGACACCGGTCAGTAGCGGCACGAGGGAAACACCGTCACACCGTGCGGGCGTCACATGCCCGGCCAAATCGCAGAAGGTCGCCATCCAGTCTTGGAACTGTGAGGGTGTGTTGTTCGTTTGCCCAGGTGCGATTTGGTTCGGCCACCACGCGAACGTGGGTTGCCGCATGCCACCTTCGTAGCAATCGCGTTTGGTACCCTCAAACGGTCCAAATGAATCAAATGCATTGGCTTCATACTTGCCTCCTGAAATGTAATTTTCGGCATGTGGCCCGTTGTCGGCGGTAAAGATGACGAGCGTGTTATCGTCGATCTTTAAATCCCGAAGCGTTGCAAGCAGGTCACCAACGCAATCGTCCATGCGGCGAACGAGTGTAGCGAAACGAACCTCTTCATCGGTCCAGCCCTTGCCGACATAATCGGGATGTCGCCACGAATCGACTTCCCCTCGCGCCGTATTGATCATCTGTCCCGGCTTGCCAATCCACTGAACCCCACCGCTCGTACCAACGCCTGGCGGATAGGATGACGTTGGCAATTGCAGAGCCGCGTGCGGGGTGTCATATGCAAGGAAAAGAAAAAATGCTTGTTCGGCCTTGGTTGCCTGGTGATCAACGAGCCATTTCTTCGCACGTGCAGTGAACAAGTCAGGGGTGAAACACTTGTCGAGATCGGCTGAAATCTCTTGATCGTTTTCGTAGAGCTCCCTGGGGCTCCGATGGTTTTTCGAATCGCCGATCGGCCAATTGTTGGCGGGGTAGTGTTGATGCCCATCAACATGGCGAACATAACCATGAAAGAAATCGAACCCGCGCTTGGTAGGATAGGCCGACCATTGGGTTGGAGATTTGCCAGAGCCCTGCATGCCATACTTCCCAATCAACGCCGTAGCATAGCCGGCTTGCGCCAGAGTCGTTGCGAGCGTGTGATTGTGCTCAAGAGCATTATCGAAATCGGTATTTCGAATGGTGCAGTGCCCCTGATGAACCCCGCTGAACAAGGAACCTCGTGCCGGTGCACACACAGGCGCAGCGGTGTAGTGCTGGTTCAGAATCAACCCTTCGTGGGCCATTCGATCCAAGTTGGGGGTAGCAAATCGTTTGCTTCCTGAGATCGAGTTTTGCCACAGGACGCCCAGGTCACCATAGCCGAGATCATCCGCCAAGATGAAGAGAAGGTTCGGGCGATCAGGTGGCGTCTCGGAGGCGGTATCCTCAGCAACGCCAAACCGAGTGAAACACGGTCCAAAACCGAAAAACGCGACGCAAAACGTCACCAAGAAAAAAGAAAATACTGGTTTGGAGTTTCGCTGGCTCATCGCTCTTTCCCGTTCGTAGCATTCGTTTCGACCGTCTGAGCAACATGGTAACTCGGTCGCCAACGCAATGCCACCATCGGCAATGCCACCATCGGCAATGCCACCATCAGCATCGACTCATTCTACTTTCGACGTCACGGATAGAGAGTTCTGATGGGGCGATGCTTTCGGTGACCAGGTGCCGCCAATACACTGCCGATACACTGCCTTGTCACCGCTTGATTTTAGGCTTGGCAGAATAGTGGCGGGGGCATCTTTCCCCAGTAAGGCAGCGGCTGGAAGCCACAGTCACGAAAGCTGCTTACCCTCCTTCTTCGTGGTCACAAAGCCAAGGCCTCCATAGCACGAGGCCTCAATAGGTTGTTCCAGGCCGACGCCATGGCAGATTGTCATCACCCATTGAAGGTGCATCGCCAACGGGCTCGGTAGAGGGGCCTGGCAGCGTCGATGTTGGTGGTTGCTCAAATCGCTGGGCGGCCTGGAAATTGGGGTTTGGAGCCATTTCAACCGCGGGGACCGGTGCATTGTAGCCTTGGCTTACCGTCGGCTGCACGGCTTGCATTGGGGGCGAATAAGTCGGCAACGTCGCTGTGGCCGAACCCGTCAAGTCGTTCACCTGCATCCCATTAAAGCGAAGGCCCGAAGCGACCGACTGATTTAAATTAGAAGCGTTACTGGTCGGCGAATTTGTATTCGTCTCGGTCCATCCCACCGTGGCGATGCCTGAACCGATTGGCGTTTGACTCCCCGCGAACCCCGAAGCGGACGAATTTCCGGCAAACGGTTGGCTGTTAAAACCATTCGAAGAAGAGGCTGGACCGATGCTTGAAGTTTGACCGTAGGGTACAAATGCTCCCGCTTGGGTATTCGCTGAATTACTTGGTGGCGGTGGAACACGCGTGGGAGCACTTAGTGACCCCATCGCGGCGGACGCATTCGCAGACGAGGCACCAATCGGGCTCAGGCCGACGGGGGCCAGCGGTCCGATAGGAGTTAAGGGGCTGCCAGCGGTCGAGCTGCTCGTTTGCCGGCAACCAGCAACGGCGAATACGAGCAGGAAGGTGCAGGCTGCGAAGCGTGTTTTTCGCATTTCGAGTACCGAAGAGTCGAAGGAAATCGGGCAAATTTGAATGGATACTCGAGCTTTAACAAAAATCTACAAATTTCGGAAATAGCGATCGCAACGTTATTTGCTAATTATTCTATCGTTTGTTCAAACATTCCTGCCTACACGGCGACCGTTTCTTCACGACGGTTTACAATGGTGCCAGCAGACCTAGCCTTCTCCTTTTTGACTTGCCAGGATTATCAAGGAATTATCGATGTCCAGTAGTAAAAAACCTTCTAAATCAAGCCCGATTCCGCCATCAGCGATCTCGGCGGCCGAGGACAATCGGTCCGTGATGATGGCTCGGCTCAAGGCGAGCTTGCTACATGAAAAGAAAGAACTCGAAGTCGACAAAATCTTCCGGGCACTCGTAAAACTCGAGGGCTCTGACTTGCACCTTAAGGTTGGCCAGCCACCGATGGTCCGTGTGGGGGGAGAGCTGAAAGCCCTCAACCGACCGCCAATCAATAACGAAGAAATGGTCGACCTGCTGATTCCAATGATGGACGAACGCAACCTAGCGATTTTCGAAGCCGAGGGGGGAGCTGACTTTTCACACCTGTGTCATGTGGATGGCACCCAGTGGCGTTTCCGTGTCAACACGCTCAAATCGCTTGGCAACATCGGCTTGGTGGCTCGACGCATCAGTAACTGGATCCCCGATTTCCGTGGTCTCTATCTTCCTGATTCCATCGAGACCCTTTGCCATTTCGATCAAGGCATGGTCCTATTGGCGGGGGTGACCGGTTCGGGGAAAAGTACGACGATCGGATCGATGCTGAACTATATCAATAGTATATACCGGAAACACATTTTGACGTTGGAAGATCCGATCGAGTTTATTTTTACCGAAGACAAGTGTTTGATTAATCAGCGAGAAGTTGGACAAGACGTCAAGGACTTTTCGATTGGCATGAAGCACGCGGTTCGTGAAGACCCCGACATCATTTTGGTCGGCGAACTTCGCGATGAAGAAACGTTTATGACCGCAATTCATGCCGCGGAAACGGGTCACCTGGTCTTTGGCACGATTCACGCGGCGAGTGCCGCGACAACCATCGGCCGTATTTTGGACTTGTTCCCCGAAGAGATGCACAATGCGATCCGCTCGGCGATCGCCTTCAATATGAAGGGGATCGTGGCTCAGAAACTGTTGCGCAGCATCAAGCCAGGCGTCTCGCGGGTACCCACTTGCGAGGTGATGACGTTCACCCCGATGATTCGAAAATTGGTGCTCGAAGGGCAAGACAACAAGTTGCCCGACGCCATTCGGATCGGTGCCGAGGATGGCATGCAAGATTTTACGATGAGCTTGAAAGGCTTGATTGATGACGAATTGATTGATCGCCCCACCGCGTTTGCGGTCGCCCCAAACAAAGACTTGCTCAAGATGGCACTCAAGGGCATCGACGTGAAAGCACCAGGAATCATCTAATGGTTCGCTGGTTTGGGTCTTGCTAAAGATCCTCGCAAACGTTTTGCATAGCAGATTACAATAAACAAAAACTTTACTTAGAGAACTGTGAAGCCCTGATGGCCGAAGAAATTGAACTCCAATTATGGCAAACCGTTCAGCCGGTTGAATTTATTCCCGAAGTCAAGGATCGAAACGAAGCGCAAGCTTTGCTGATCTCAACGAGACAAGGCGCCGGATACCAAATCGCTGGAGGACAACTCTCCCATGCGATCCAATCGCGAGCGACCCATGTGCTAATGGATTTTTCCCAAAATGCCTGTGCGATCCGTTACCAAGTCGACGGTAATTGGGAACAACTTCCGCCGCTCGACCGCGAAACGGGCGATGCGATGTTGTACGCTCTTAAACAATTGTGTTTGCTGAACCCTGCCGATCGACGTAGTGCTCAAACGGGCAAGATGAAACTAAAGTTGGCCAAGGACAAGTATCGGCTGACGATGCAATCGCAAGGGGTTCCAACCGGCGAGCGTGTCTTGACGAAGATCGAAGCCGAAAAGATTCCGTTTGAGAACTTGGCCGACCTTGGCATGAGAGATAAAATGATCTCCGAGCTGAAGGAACAACTCAATGCACCAGGCAATCTGGTCGTCATCACCGCCCCGAAGAGCGAAGGTTTGACCACGTCCTGGGATGTCGTCATGGGAGCAGCCGATAAGTTTGTACGCGACTTTCAAGCCATTGAAGATCAAGCGACACCCGAGCCCGAAATCATCAACGTTAGCTCAAACTATTACGGTGGCGATACCGGGATAACCCAACTCGATTTGCTAAAACGCATGATCTTGAAGGAACCCGACGTCTTCGTCTTTCCCGAATTGCCTCAGCCTGAATCGTTACAGTTGGCACTTCAGCAAGTTGCCAAGTTGGAAAAGAGTATTTACACACGATTCGTTTCTGACAATGCGATGAATGGACTCGTTCAATTGCTCAACAAGTACAAGGACTCGGCAAAAGAAATCGCGGGTGCGATCGGTTGCGTTCTGAACCAACGATTGGTTCGACGACTTTGTGACAATTGTAAAGTCGGTTTTGAGCCACCACCAAAACTACTGGCCCAACTTGGCATTCCAGCAGGCCGCGTCGCGATGTTGTACCAACCCTTCGTACCTCCGCCAATCGAACAGCAGGTCGACGAGAATGGACGCCCGGCACCAATCGAACCCTGCCACGCATGTGCCGGTCGCGGCTACATGGGGCGAATCGCTATTTTCGAATTGCTGAGACCCGGCAAAGAATTGCGGGCCGCTGTGTTGAAGACGCGTGATACGGGACAACTCTACAATATCGCCAAACAGGAAGGTCATCGAGGCATTCAATCGGAAGCCGTGTTGACAGTCGCGAGAGGCTTAACAAGTTTGGACGAACTGAAACGAGTTTTCTCAAAACGGTAACCTACGGTTTGTCGATTTAGTGATCGACCGTTTTCGCTCCGTTTCCATTCGATCGAAATGTCCGCTTGTACGTTCCCATCCGCATGCCACTCCTTGTCAAAACGGGTACTGGCATCACATCGCGTTTTGATTTGCGAGAGCGTGGGGAACTTCGCAGGGGGTAGCAAGATGGGGGTAGCAAGATGGAGACTAGCCCGGATTATTCATGGGCTCGCATAAGGTTTCGATAACTCCCATGCAGCAAAGCGTTTGCGTTCATTGGTCGAAAAACAGTCTGCGCATTAGCCGTTTTGGCGCTAGCGGGCTGTCGATTTAATCGTTTAACGCTTAGCCGAAGGCGTCAGCTTTTCCATAATCGGTCGCCTATGGCTTGGCGTTAAACAATAAGTCGAGTCAAACCGATTAAATCAGCAGGCCGCTAGCGGGCTGTCGATTTAATCGTTTAACGCTTAGCCGAAGGCGTCAGCTTTTCCAAAAGCGGTCGCCTATGGCTTGGCGTTAAACAATAAGTCGAGTCAAACCGATTAAATCAGCAGGCCGCTAGCGGGCTGTCGATTTAATCGTTTAACGCTTAGCCGAAGGCGTCAGCTTTTCCATAATCGGTCGCCTATGGCTTGGCGTTAAACAATCAGTCGAGTCAAACCGATTAAATCGACAGGCCGCTAGCGTCCTGCGGCTGATGCTTTTGGTAAACTCGTTGGGGAAGCATCGTTTCAAATGAGGGGGCAATCTGTCATGAATCATGACGATCCGATCGCGTTCTTCGTCACGTGGACGGTCTATGGAACTCATCTCCAAGGTGATTTTCGGGGCTGGCGGCGTCGGGGCGCTGGCCAACAAACTCCACAACCATTGCTCGCGGCGTGGCACGCCGATCGGCTGAAACATCCGATCGTTTTCCTATCCGCAACAATGAGAAAAGTTGTTGAGACTCAGTGCCGAAAACACCGTGAACATCGCGGATGGAAACTCTGGGCTGTCAACGCACGCACCAATCACGTGCATGCCGTCGTGACTGCTGCGGGATACAGGGGCAGAACAGTTCGCGATCAGCTGAAGGCGAGCTGAAGGCGAATTGTACTCGTGGATTATGAGAGCAATGGGACCAGTTTTTTGATCGCCCAGTTTGGACAGTCGGCGGCGATTGGGAGTGCATTCACAGCGCGGATGATCTCGAAGAAGTGATACGATACGTGCAGGATGCACAGGATCGAAAGCATCTCGAATAGTGGGTTGCTATAATCCGGGCTAGGAGGCCATCAATACGGGGGAGAGAGGGGGGGGACTAGCAAAACCGCCCCATTCCCCTATTCCTCTTGGCCCTAACGACCGGCGATTGTCGCATTGACAAAAGAGGGAATCACTCTCGCCAGCGGATCGTACGTGAAAGTCTTCCACGATTCGCGAAGGAACTAACGAATGGTCAATCAGAAAAGAACAGCAATATGTCGAAGCAGCGATGGAAGACTTGGCGAAAACGATTGATGGTGGTTCCACCGATCGTTTTGGCGATCGTTGTCTATGCATGGCTCGTCAAGCATTCTCCTCCGTTGCAAAAACAAGCGGAGAACGAGTCCGCTCGAATTCTAGAAACCATGGTGGTCCCGCGCCTTGACGTTCGCCCGAAAGTCAGCGGATTCGGGACGGCCAAGTTCGCTCGGTCTTGGAGAGCGGTCACGCAGGTCGAGGGCCGGATTAACAAAATCCATCCCGAGCTGCGTCCTGGAGCGATGATTCAAGCTGGCGAACTGTTGTTGGAGATCGACGATTCCGACTATCGCTCCCGAGTGGCTGAATTGAACGCGACGATTGACCAGCAAGACGCTGAGATTCAACGACTTGAACAATCGATCCAAAACAACCAGAAGAGTCTCTCCATCGAAAACGAGGCCTTGGCGATCTTGCAGCGAGAATACGAACGCGAACAAACGCTCCATTCCCAGCAGGCCGGTTCAGGTGCTTCGATCGACTCGAAACGTCGTGAATGGTTGAGTCAGCAAAAAGTGGTGCAAGATTTGATAAACAACACAGCGTTGGTTGCGCCTCAGATCAAAGCATTGCAGGCAGCCAAACGTCAATTGGCCGTCCAAATAGAACAGGCCCAACGCGATATCGAAAGGACGAAAATCACCGCTCCCTTCCGAATGCGAGTGGGAGAGGTTCAGTTGGAGGTCGGGCAATTTGTCGGCGTAGGCGAAACGCTTTTCATGGGCTATAGCGATGCCGAAGTAGAGGTTGAGGTTCAATTGCCGTTGCTGGACATTCATCGGTTGTTTGTTTCGCAGTCCGAGGGTGTTCCATCCCAACCTGAATTCGACAGCGAGGATTTCCAGCAAGTCTTTTCGTTTGACGCTTTGGTCAAAGTCGCTGGCGTGGAAAGTCCAGTGTTGTACCCAGGGCGATTTCTGCGGGTCCGTGAAATCGTCGATTCACAGACAAAAATGGTGGGGTTCGTGGTTGGCGTGGAAAACGTTTTACCGCCTGATCAAGAAGTCCCCACGCCGCCGTTGCTCGAAGGTGCGTTTTGCGATGTTGACGTTTTTGGAAAGACTCTCGCCGATCAGGTGGTGATCCCGCGAAGTGTGATTCGCAATGATTCGGTTTACCTGGTCGACGAACAAAACCGATTGGCGATGAGAACGGTCAAAGTCAGGTTCACTCAGGACGACTATGCGGTGATCGCATCGGGGCTTGAGGGTGGCGAAACGCTTGTCATCGCAAATCCATCCCCCGCGATCATCGGAATGCTAGTCGACCCGATCGAGTCCCTCGAGAGGACGGAAAGCCTTGTCCATTCGGTTACCTCCGACGCGCAATCGAAGCGTTTCAATGGGGAAAGCATGCGACCGCAGACCAGCCCATGAAACTCATCATAACGCATTGCCATTGTTCGCTCGTTTGTCGAAGTACCGTTTTCCGTCTTCGTCTTGAAGCAAACGCACCGTCGGCCCTTCGACCTTGTTTGGTATTGGACTCCTTTTCATGCTAGAAAAATTCGTCAATCACCGAACGTTGGCAAACCTTCTAATGCTGACCTTTATCGGCTTGGGGCTTTACGCCATCCCTAAGCTCCAGAAGGAAACGTTTCCGAACTTCGACAGTTCGGAAGTGCAAGTTGTAATGACGTATCGTGGCGCCTCTGCAGAAGACGTCGAACAGGGAATCTGCTTGCCAATCGAAGATGCGCTCGACGGCGTGCAAAACATCAAAAAGGTTACCTGTTCAGCCCAAGAAGGCAGTGCGTCGATTGTCGTCGAGATTGACGAGGGTGCCGATATTGCCACGGCGCTCCGTGACATTGAAACCGAAGTGGAAGCGATTTCGGACCTCCCCGAGGGAGCAGAAGACCTGATCATTACCGAGCTGAATCGCTCCGACTCGGTCATGACGATTGCCGTGACCGGCCCAATCGACGAGGATTCGCTGAAAGATTACTGCGAAGGCTTCAAGCAACAGATACAGCGGTTGCCGGGTGTTTCGCTAGTGGAAATCCAAGGTTTCTCGGATCGGCAACTTCGCGTTGAATTGGATGCCGAGGCGCTGCGACGTCTCGGGCTATCCGCTGAAATGGTTGCCCAAGCCGTGCGAAGTCAAAACCTGGACGTCCCGGTTGGCATGATCGAGTCCAAGGAAGAGGACTTGCTATTGCGATTTGTCGAACAAAAACAACGGCCGGAAGAGATCGAAGAGATTGTCATTCACGGTGTCCCCGGTCGCGCCGAAATTCGCATCCGTGATATCGGGCGAGTGGTCGATGGATTCGCGGACGCCGAGCAGAAAGCTTGGCTCGATGGCAAACGAGCGGGCATCATTCAAGTCAACAAAACACGATCCCAAGACACGACCAAGATCGCTGAAGTCGTTCGTGATTTTGTCAAAAAGGAGCAACAACGCCAACCACAATTGCGGATCGCCATCACTGACGATTTTTCGGAACTGATCATGCAGCGATTGGCCCTGTTGGCAAAAAATGCGTGGCAAGGCATCGCTTTGGTTTTCCTGATGATGTGGATGTTCTTTAATCTACGGCTTTCCTTTTGGGTCGTGATGAGTTTGCCGGTGTCATTCATGGGTGCATTCTTCATGCTGCCAATGCTCGGACAAAGTCTCAACATGATGTCGTCGGTCGCGATTTTGATGGCGACCGGGATCCTCATGGACGACGGAATCGTGATCGCCGAGAACATTGCACGACACGTATCGCTCGGCAAGAATTCCATGCGGGCTGCCGTCGACGGGGTCTCCGAGGTAGCCGGCGGAGTGATCTCCTCGTTCTTGACGACTTGCTGTGTGCTGGGCCCCCTGTTTGTATTGGAGGGACATATCGGCAAAGTCCTTCGTTTGATTCCCATCGTGCTGCTGACCACGCTGGTCATCAGTCTTATCGAAGCGTTTCTCATTCTTCCCGCTCACCTTGGACACGCGCTGAAGCATTTTGATATCGAAAAAAGCGATGGACTGCGAGGCAAGATTGATAGCGCCGTCGATTGGGTTCGTGAAAGCGTGTTCGGCAGCGTGATCGATTGGGCGGTGCATTGGCGGTACCTTTCGATTGGCTTGTCCATTGCCACCTTCATTCTGGCCTTGGCGATGGTCGCTGGTGGAATTGTGAATTTTACTCCCTTCCCAAATTTGGAAGGAGACATGGTCGAGGCCAGGATCCTGATGCCGCAGGGAACTCCGCTAGCCAAGACCGCAGAGATCGTTCGGCATATCAACGACGCAGCCACACGGGCAAACCGACGGTTTCCAGATCAACCCGAGGGCAAGGATCTCGTGCAAACGGTGATCTCAAAGTTCAATGAAAACCGTGATGCGGGCGAAACCGGTCCCCACGTCGCGACGGTGTCGATCCGGATGCTCCAACCCGACGAGCGAAAGACTTCGACGGCGGAGTTCATCCGAGCATTACGCGAAGAAGTGGGGCAAGTTCCCAATGCGATTTCGGTGACCGTCGCCGAAGCGACAATGGGACCAGCCGGTCGCGCCGTGGAAGTGCTGTTCAAGAGCGACGACTTAAACGCGGCTCAAGCCGCCGCCATCGAGTCACAACAGTGGCTGGCCCAATTTAGCGGTGTCTACAACTTCAACATCGACCTGCGACCGGGAAAGCAAGAGATCCGTTTGCATCTGAAACCCGATGCGGTGGCGTTGGGACTGAACGTCCAAGCAATGGCAAGCCAACTCAGCACCGCTTTCCAGGGCACAA harbors:
- a CDS encoding Gfo/Idh/MocA family protein, encoding MSDILDEVRFGVIGTGRITRRLVADIQSTDGAKVTAIASRTSERARWYADQYGIPNGIEGYAKMLARDDVDAVYISLPPSMHGEWSIASANAKKHVLCEKPLTVSLAESEAIDQACSENGVRWLDATGWLHHERSETFARWIQEEKFGKLGHISASVSFYQPFQSGDHRLDPALGGGCVLDLGWYAGGFARFAAGQLPEAVFAEQVVIDGAAQKLTALLWFANNLTATLSCGYDTATRKWFEVAGSESSLICDDFTRPWNDRPARCWIHDAAGSVEQHSFEGHQERRMIRKLIGTEPLAALHRQALDTQQIIEAMQTSIEQKTKVTL
- a CDS encoding Uma2 family endonuclease → MNDSATMDDQHPSGEGTLLAIEVSDSSLRSDRIKKADLYAEAGIQEHWVVDVQVPCNHILREVAADGHYGWQRTANGGDNVSPIAKPDATFNVAGLFGVCSTSRHLARLG
- a CDS encoding ATPase, T2SS/T4P/T4SS family, whose translation is MAEEIELQLWQTVQPVEFIPEVKDRNEAQALLISTRQGAGYQIAGGQLSHAIQSRATHVLMDFSQNACAIRYQVDGNWEQLPPLDRETGDAMLYALKQLCLLNPADRRSAQTGKMKLKLAKDKYRLTMQSQGVPTGERVLTKIEAEKIPFENLADLGMRDKMISELKEQLNAPGNLVVITAPKSEGLTTSWDVVMGAADKFVRDFQAIEDQATPEPEIINVSSNYYGGDTGITQLDLLKRMILKEPDVFVFPELPQPESLQLALQQVAKLEKSIYTRFVSDNAMNGLVQLLNKYKDSAKEIAGAIGCVLNQRLVRRLCDNCKVGFEPPPKLLAQLGIPAGRVAMLYQPFVPPPIEQQVDENGRPAPIEPCHACAGRGYMGRIAIFELLRPGKELRAAVLKTRDTGQLYNIAKQEGHRGIQSEAVLTVARGLTSLDELKRVFSKR
- a CDS encoding type IV pilus twitching motility protein PilT, with translation MMARLKASLLHEKKELEVDKIFRALVKLEGSDLHLKVGQPPMVRVGGELKALNRPPINNEEMVDLLIPMMDERNLAIFEAEGGADFSHLCHVDGTQWRFRVNTLKSLGNIGLVARRISNWIPDFRGLYLPDSIETLCHFDQGMVLLAGVTGSGKSTTIGSMLNYINSIYRKHILTLEDPIEFIFTEDKCLINQREVGQDVKDFSIGMKHAVREDPDIILVGELRDEETFMTAIHAAETGHLVFGTIHAASAATTIGRILDLFPEEMHNAIRSAIAFNMKGIVAQKLLRSIKPGVSRVPTCEVMTFTPMIRKLVLEGQDNKLPDAIRIGAEDGMQDFTMSLKGLIDDELIDRPTAFAVAPNKDLLKMALKGIDVKAPGII
- a CDS encoding sulfatase-like hydrolase/transferase, with the protein product MSQRNSKPVFSFFLVTFCVAFFGFGPCFTRFGVAEDTASETPPDRPNLLFILADDLGYGDLGVLWQNSISGSKRFATPNLDRMAHEGLILNQHYTAAPVCAPARGSLFSGVHQGHCTIRNTDFDNALEHNHTLATTLAQAGYATALIGKYGMQGSGKSPTQWSAYPTKRGFDFFHGYVRHVDGHQHYPANNWPIGDSKNHRSPRELYENDQEISADLDKCFTPDLFTARAKKWLVDHQATKAEQAFFLFLAYDTPHAALQLPTSSYPPGVGTSGGVQWIGKPGQMINTARGEVDSWRHPDYVGKGWTDEEVRFATLVRRMDDCVGDLLATLRDLKIDDNTLVIFTADNGPHAENYISGGKYEANAFDSFGPFEGTKRDCYEGGMRQPTFAWWPNQIAPGQTNNTPSQFQDWMATFCDLAGHVTPARCDGVSLVPLLTGVGEKRDGIVYTEFNHNGQAPKYPEFTHHAGDPRGNQQVIFIDGYKGIRNGIRSHADDFQIYDVHNDLAEANDLFRKENNDRPAYFASLQQRMKDRVLGARQIEKDDPFDPSSDKVESRPYDAELVPAVKLEVTSGVQVDAYEGRWNWVPQFAELKPLSTKQVATIDVASDLPRSYDAGLCYRGLLKVPSDGQWSFYATSDAGTHLRIHESQVIDDDFNHDGSEASGSILLKKGLHPFTLYYRTAQDKPILKLQWSGPGTSKQSIPDSSLFRGKQR